From Cellulomonas chengniuliangii, the proteins below share one genomic window:
- a CDS encoding YbaK/EbsC family protein, which yields MTAVTLGTLTWLRALDHPELLAESTFAVLGGWAAVTPEVADAVVVAEIDPGLADTAAMTEAYSLPLSASANCVLVAGRRAGEERVAAAVVRATTRADVNNAVKRLLDVRKASFLPMDRATEESGMEYGGITPLGLPDGYRVLVDARVAAPDPAGDLVIIGSGLRRSKLALPGALLAAAPGAELVDGLALA from the coding sequence ATGACTGCCGTGACCCTCGGGACCCTGACCTGGCTGCGCGCCCTGGACCACCCTGAGCTCCTGGCCGAGAGCACGTTCGCGGTGCTCGGCGGCTGGGCTGCCGTCACGCCCGAAGTCGCGGACGCGGTGGTGGTGGCGGAGATCGACCCAGGCCTGGCGGACACCGCCGCGATGACGGAGGCGTACAGCCTGCCCCTGTCGGCGTCGGCCAACTGCGTGCTCGTCGCGGGCCGCCGCGCGGGCGAGGAGCGGGTCGCCGCGGCGGTGGTCCGCGCCACGACGCGCGCCGACGTGAACAACGCCGTCAAGCGGCTGCTGGACGTCCGCAAGGCGTCCTTCCTGCCGATGGACCGGGCCACGGAGGAGTCCGGCATGGAGTACGGGGGCATCACCCCGCTGGGCCTGCCCGACGGGTACCGCGTGCTCGTCGACGCCCGAGTCGCGGCCCCGGACCCGGCCGGCGACCTGGTGATCATCGGCAGCGGCCTGCGTCGCTCGAAGCTGGCGCTGCCCGGCGCCCTACTCGCCGCGGCGCCCGGCGCGGAGCTCGTGGACGGCCTCGCGCTGGCCTGA
- a CDS encoding YbhB/YbcL family Raf kinase inhibitor-like protein: MPVSLTRPLAPEPYAMLPHVASFELVSEDVRHGEPLPDAVQAPPGGDASPQLSWSGFPAATRSFLVNVFDPDAPGVSGFWHWVLVDVPVTTTSLARGAGAPDGTRVPSGSFHVRGDHGLAGYEGAAPPHGDRPHRYYIAVHALDVERLGVTVGAMPGAVSIEGVRHTLARGVLMGTAQR, encoded by the coding sequence ATGCCCGTCTCACTGACCCGCCCGCTCGCGCCGGAGCCCTACGCGATGCTGCCGCACGTCGCGTCGTTCGAGCTGGTGAGCGAGGACGTGCGCCACGGGGAGCCCTTGCCGGACGCCGTGCAGGCCCCTCCCGGGGGCGACGCCTCCCCGCAGCTGAGCTGGTCCGGCTTCCCGGCGGCGACGCGCTCGTTCCTGGTCAACGTCTTCGATCCTGACGCCCCGGGCGTCTCCGGGTTCTGGCACTGGGTGCTGGTGGACGTGCCCGTCACCACCACGTCGCTGGCGCGCGGCGCCGGGGCGCCCGACGGGACCCGTGTGCCGTCGGGGTCCTTCCACGTGCGCGGCGACCACGGCCTGGCGGGCTACGAGGGCGCCGCGCCACCGCACGGCGACCGCCCGCACCGGTACTACATCGCGGTGCACGCGCTGGACGTGGAGCGGCTCGGCGTGACCGTGGGCGCCATGCCGGGCGCCGTGTCGATCGAGGGCGTGCGGCACACGCTGGCCCGCGGCGTGCTGATGGGCACCGCGCAGCGCTGA
- a CDS encoding ABC transporter ATP-binding protein yields MSAQRPAPAAGGDQPDGQQHASGRGPAGRPHGGGHGPMGGLGMPTEKSMDFRGSGARLLGYLRPERLQMTLTVVLAVLSVALVVTGPKILGEATNIIFEGVIGRRLPPGVSKDEAIAGLRANGEDTFADLLSGTDVVPGQGVDFARLRDVLMIVLAIYVGSFVFGWLQGRLTAGIVQRTVFRMRESVEAKLQRLPLSYFDRQPRGEVLSRVTNDIDNIAQTLQQTLSQVITSVLTVIGVLAMMFWISPLLALVALVTVPLSVVVTAAIAKRSQPQFVAQWQRTGTLNAHIEEMYTGHALVKVFGHQREAISTFQEENGHLYEASFRAQFISGIIQPALGFLSNLNYVIIAVIGGLRVASGTMTLGDVQAFIQYSRQFTQPLTQIASMMNLLQSGVASGERVFDLLDAEEQSPDPDPATQVPTPVLGRVAFEDVSFSYDPENPLIEHLSFVAEPGQTVAIVGPTGAGKTTLVNLLMRFYEVDSGRITLDGVDTATMTRDDLRSQIGMVLQDTWLISGSIEENIAYAADEITREHLVEAARATHVDHFVRTLAEGYDTVIDDEGANVSAGEKQLLTIARAFVADPAILVLDEATSSVDTRTEVLVQQAMNALRAGRTSFVIAHRLSTIRDADVILVMEHGAIVEQGTHEDLLAAEGAYARLYASQFADAATALD; encoded by the coding sequence GTGAGCGCGCAGCGACCTGCCCCGGCGGCCGGCGGCGACCAGCCCGACGGCCAGCAGCACGCGAGCGGGCGAGGGCCCGCAGGCCGTCCGCACGGCGGCGGGCACGGCCCCATGGGAGGGCTCGGCATGCCCACCGAGAAGTCCATGGACTTCCGCGGGTCCGGGGCCCGGCTGCTCGGGTACCTGCGCCCCGAGCGGCTGCAGATGACGCTCACCGTGGTGCTCGCGGTCCTCTCCGTGGCGCTCGTCGTCACCGGGCCGAAGATCCTGGGCGAGGCCACGAACATCATCTTCGAGGGCGTGATCGGGCGCCGGCTGCCCCCCGGGGTCAGCAAGGACGAGGCGATCGCCGGCCTGCGGGCCAACGGCGAGGACACGTTCGCCGACCTGCTCTCCGGCACCGACGTGGTCCCCGGGCAGGGCGTCGACTTCGCCCGCCTGCGGGACGTGCTGATGATCGTCCTCGCGATTTACGTGGGGTCCTTCGTGTTCGGCTGGCTGCAAGGGCGGCTGACCGCCGGCATCGTGCAGCGCACCGTGTTCCGGATGCGGGAGTCCGTCGAGGCCAAGCTGCAGCGGCTTCCGCTGTCGTACTTCGACCGGCAGCCACGCGGCGAGGTGCTCAGCCGCGTCACCAACGACATCGACAACATCGCCCAGACCCTGCAGCAGACCCTCTCGCAGGTGATCACCTCGGTGCTCACCGTGATCGGCGTGCTGGCGATGATGTTCTGGATCTCCCCGCTGCTGGCCCTGGTGGCGCTCGTGACCGTCCCGCTGTCCGTGGTGGTGACCGCCGCGATCGCCAAGCGCTCGCAGCCGCAGTTCGTGGCGCAGTGGCAGCGCACCGGCACGCTCAACGCGCACATCGAGGAGATGTACACCGGGCACGCGCTCGTCAAGGTGTTCGGCCACCAGCGCGAGGCGATCTCGACCTTCCAGGAGGAGAACGGCCACCTGTACGAGGCGTCGTTCCGCGCCCAGTTCATCTCGGGGATCATCCAGCCCGCGCTGGGCTTCCTGTCCAACCTCAACTACGTGATCATCGCCGTGATCGGCGGGCTGCGCGTCGCCTCGGGGACGATGACGCTCGGTGACGTGCAGGCGTTCATCCAGTACTCGCGGCAGTTCACCCAGCCGCTCACGCAGATCGCCTCGATGATGAACCTGCTGCAGTCCGGCGTGGCCTCCGGGGAGCGGGTCTTCGACCTGCTCGACGCCGAGGAGCAGAGCCCCGACCCCGACCCCGCCACGCAGGTGCCCACCCCGGTGCTTGGCCGCGTCGCCTTCGAGGACGTGTCCTTCAGCTACGACCCGGAGAACCCGCTCATCGAGCACCTGTCCTTCGTGGCCGAGCCCGGGCAGACCGTCGCGATCGTCGGCCCCACCGGCGCGGGCAAGACCACGCTGGTGAACCTGCTGATGCGGTTCTACGAGGTCGACTCAGGGCGCATCACCCTCGACGGCGTCGACACCGCGACGATGACGCGGGACGACCTGCGCTCGCAGATCGGCATGGTGCTGCAGGACACGTGGCTGATCAGCGGCTCCATCGAGGAGAACATCGCCTACGCCGCCGACGAGATCACCCGCGAGCACCTCGTCGAGGCCGCGCGCGCCACGCACGTCGACCACTTCGTGCGGACCCTCGCCGAGGGTTACGACACGGTGATCGACGACGAGGGCGCGAACGTCAGCGCGGGGGAGAAGCAGCTGCTCACCATCGCGCGGGCGTTCGTCGCGGACCCCGCGATCCTGGTGCTCGACGAGGCCACGTCCTCGGTGGACACCCGCACCGAGGTGCTGGTGCAGCAGGCGATGAACGCGCTGCGCGCCGGGCGCACGTCCTTCGTCATCGCGCACCGGCTGTCCACGATCCGCGACGCGGACGTCATCCTCGTCATGGAGCACGGCGCGATCGTCGAGCAGGGCACGCACGAGGACCTGCTCGCGGCCGAGGGCGCCTACGCGCGGCTGTACGCGTCGCAGTTCGCGGACGCCGCCACGGCGCTTGACTGA
- a CDS encoding ArsR/SmtB family transcription factor, whose amino-acid sequence MSLPPPGADRPVHEFKAELFKALAHPVRIRTLELLAERPRAVSELLAEIGIEASHLSQHLAVLRRAGVVTARRDGNAVHYTLAHPAVAQMLAAARTVLLDTLAGARTALADLERDEQRP is encoded by the coding sequence GTGTCCCTTCCCCCGCCAGGCGCCGACCGGCCGGTCCACGAGTTCAAGGCCGAGCTGTTCAAGGCCCTCGCCCACCCCGTGCGGATCCGCACCCTCGAGCTCCTCGCCGAGCGCCCCCGCGCGGTCAGCGAGCTTCTCGCGGAGATCGGCATCGAGGCCTCGCACCTGTCCCAGCACCTCGCCGTCCTGCGCCGCGCCGGCGTCGTCACCGCCCGCAGGGATGGCAACGCCGTGCACTACACGCTGGCGCACCCCGCCGTGGCCCAGATGCTCGCCGCCGCCCGCACCGTCCTCCTCGACACCCTGGCCGGGGCCCGCACCGCGCTCGCCGACCTCGAGCGGGACGAGCAGCGCCCATGA
- a CDS encoding TrmH family RNA methyltransferase yields the protein MEHVPAPEIIPLADPADERLADYVSLTDVALRSKHEPAKGLYIAESSTVLRRAIDAGHRPRSVLVSPRWLPDLEEMLAGLPEDGTRVPVYVAEPDVLEAITGFHVHRGALAAMHRPVLPSVEDVLRGARDGSGARRVAVLEDIVDHTNVGAAFRSAAALGVDAVLVTPRCADPLYRRSVRVSMGTVFQVPWTRIDEWPAGMATLRDAGFVTAALALSDDSISLDALERDLPERLALILGAEGHGLKPTTVAAADLTVRIPMAGGVDSLNVAAAAAVAFWATRATS from the coding sequence ATGGAGCACGTGCCAGCGCCCGAGATCATCCCCCTCGCCGACCCCGCCGACGAGCGCCTCGCCGACTACGTCTCCCTGACCGACGTCGCGCTGCGCTCCAAGCACGAGCCCGCCAAGGGCCTGTACATCGCGGAGAGCTCCACGGTGCTGCGCCGCGCGATCGACGCCGGTCACCGGCCCCGGTCCGTGCTGGTCTCCCCGCGCTGGCTGCCGGACCTGGAGGAGATGCTCGCGGGCCTGCCCGAGGACGGCACGCGCGTGCCCGTGTACGTCGCCGAGCCGGACGTGCTCGAGGCCATCACCGGGTTCCACGTGCACCGCGGTGCGCTTGCGGCGATGCACCGGCCGGTGCTGCCGTCCGTGGAGGACGTGCTGCGCGGGGCGCGCGACGGCAGCGGGGCGCGCCGGGTGGCCGTGCTCGAGGACATCGTCGACCACACGAACGTGGGCGCGGCGTTCCGCTCGGCCGCGGCGCTGGGCGTCGACGCTGTGCTGGTCACCCCGCGCTGCGCCGACCCGCTGTACCGGCGCTCGGTGCGGGTGTCGATGGGCACGGTGTTCCAGGTGCCGTGGACCCGCATCGACGAGTGGCCCGCCGGAATGGCGACGCTGCGCGACGCGGGGTTCGTCACCGCGGCCCTCGCGCTCTCCGACGACTCGATCAGCCTCGACGCGCTCGAGCGTGACCTCCCGGAGCGGCTCGCGCTGATCCTCGGGGCCGAGGGGCACGGCCTGAAGCCGACGACCGTCGCGGCGGCCGACCTGACCGTGCGCATCCCGATGGCCGGGGGAGTCGACTCGCTCAACGTCGCCGCCGCGGCGGCGGTCGCCTTCTGGGCCACCCGCGCCACGTCCTGA
- a CDS encoding SulP family inorganic anion transporter, giving the protein MSAADLLRRVDWRATGALLARRVLPRRSDYAGLRGSWRADAIAGLTVAIVALPLALGFGVSSGLGATAGLVTAVVAGAVAAVFGGSHLQVSGPTGAMTVVLIPIVARYGPESVAVVSIMAGGLVIVGGLIGLGRLVAYIPWPVVEGFTLGIGVVIALQQVPLALDTPKADGENAALVAIRTLGQADWPAALPALGIVALVIAIMTLLPRVNRTLPASLVAVVVATLLVELAGLGVDRIGALPSSLPAPTVPMVSVETTSALFSAALAVAALAALESLLSARVADGMADDIPRTQPNRELVGQGLANVASGLFGGMPATGAIARTAVNVRAGARTRTSALLHAGVLAVIVYAAAPWVARIPLSALAGVLLVTAARMVDLPTARSICRSGRSGALVFLLTLGATIVFDLVMAVEIGIAVAAVLALRAVARTSGLHREAIPTPDTESVGAAAEHALLHEHIALYRIDGSLFFADVRRFLDELALVADVRVVVLRLSAIRVLDISGANALAEVVADLQRRGIVVLLKGLRPEHRRVVDSVGVLAELQHQAHLFTDLGEAIEHARSHVRRGEAGRPPASAGRAAPA; this is encoded by the coding sequence ATGAGCGCCGCCGACCTCCTGCGACGCGTCGACTGGCGCGCCACCGGAGCCCTCCTCGCCCGCCGCGTGCTCCCCCGCCGCTCCGACTACGCCGGGCTGCGCGGCTCCTGGCGGGCTGACGCCATCGCCGGCCTCACCGTCGCCATCGTCGCGCTGCCCCTCGCCCTCGGCTTCGGCGTCTCCTCCGGCCTCGGCGCCACGGCAGGGCTGGTCACCGCCGTGGTCGCCGGCGCCGTCGCCGCCGTCTTCGGCGGGTCGCACTTGCAGGTCTCCGGGCCCACCGGCGCGATGACGGTCGTGCTCATCCCGATCGTGGCCCGCTACGGGCCCGAGTCCGTCGCGGTGGTCTCGATCATGGCGGGCGGCCTGGTGATCGTCGGCGGCCTGATCGGCCTCGGCAGGCTCGTCGCCTACATCCCCTGGCCCGTGGTCGAGGGGTTCACCCTGGGCATCGGCGTCGTCATCGCCCTGCAGCAGGTCCCGCTCGCCCTGGACACCCCGAAGGCCGACGGCGAGAACGCCGCCCTCGTGGCGATCCGCACCCTCGGGCAGGCCGACTGGCCGGCAGCGCTGCCCGCGCTCGGCATCGTCGCCCTCGTGATCGCGATCATGACGCTGCTGCCCCGCGTCAACCGCACCCTGCCCGCCTCGCTGGTGGCGGTGGTCGTGGCCACCCTGCTGGTCGAGCTCGCCGGACTGGGCGTGGACCGCATCGGCGCGCTCCCGTCCTCCCTTCCCGCGCCGACCGTGCCGATGGTGAGCGTCGAGACCACCAGCGCGCTGTTCTCGGCGGCCCTGGCCGTCGCCGCGCTCGCGGCGCTCGAGTCCCTGCTCTCGGCACGGGTCGCCGATGGGATGGCCGACGACATCCCCCGCACCCAGCCCAACCGCGAGCTCGTGGGCCAGGGCCTCGCGAACGTCGCCTCCGGCCTGTTCGGCGGCATGCCGGCCACCGGCGCCATCGCCCGCACCGCGGTCAACGTGCGCGCCGGCGCCCGCACCCGCACGTCCGCGCTGTTGCACGCCGGGGTGCTCGCCGTCATCGTCTACGCCGCGGCGCCCTGGGTCGCGCGGATCCCGCTGTCCGCGCTCGCCGGCGTCCTGCTGGTCACCGCCGCCCGCATGGTCGACCTGCCCACGGCCCGCTCGATCTGCCGGTCGGGCCGATCGGGCGCCCTGGTCTTCCTGCTCACCCTCGGCGCGACGATCGTCTTCGACCTGGTGATGGCCGTCGAGATCGGGATCGCCGTCGCCGCCGTGCTGGCGCTGCGCGCGGTGGCCCGGACCAGCGGCCTGCACCGCGAGGCGATCCCCACCCCGGACACCGAGTCCGTGGGCGCGGCGGCCGAGCACGCGCTGCTGCACGAGCACATCGCGCTCTACCGGATCGACGGCTCCCTGTTCTTCGCCGACGTGCGCCGCTTCCTCGACGAGCTGGCCCTGGTGGCCGATGTGCGCGTGGTGGTGCTGCGCCTCTCGGCGATCCGCGTCCTGGACATCAGCGGGGCGAACGCCCTGGCCGAGGTGGTCGCCGACCTGCAACGCCGTGGGATCGTCGTGCTGCTCAAGGGGTTGCGGCCCGAGCACCGGCGGGTCGTCGACTCGGTGGGGGTGCTCGCCGAGCTGCAGCACCAGGCCCACCTGTTCACCGACCTGGGCGAGGCGATCGAGCACGCCCGCTCGCACGTGCGGCGCGGCGAGGCCGGCCGGCCGCCCGCGAGCGCCGGGCGGGCCGCCCCCGCATGA
- a CDS encoding ABC transporter ATP-binding protein: MLARLLRAYLRPYRRAVVAAIALQLVQTIATLYLPSLNAHIIDDGIAAGDTAFILREGGIMLAVSLLQVVCAIAAVYFGATAAMALGRDLRAGLFTHVQTFSAREVGQFGAPTLITRTTNDVQQIQMVVLLTFTVMVMAPIMLVGGVIMALQEDVGLSAVLLVAVPVLGVVIGFVVARMVPQFRVMQKRIDTINRVLREQITGIRVIRAFVRERQEGRRFADANTALFDTSLRVGKIMALMFPLVMLIMNATSVAVLWFGAGRIDTGQMQVGSLVAYLSYIAYILMAVMMSTMMFIMVPRAVVSAERVGEVLDARTSVEPPARPVPLVPAERGRLRLRDVEFRYPGAEHPVLHGIDLDARPGQTTAVIGSTGAGKTTLLGLVPRLFDATGGSVTVGGVDVRDLDPEQLWSAIGLVPQKPYLFTGTVGSNVRYGKPDATDEEVWHALEVAQARDFVEEMPGGLDAPVAQGGSNVSGGQRQRLAIARAVIRRPQIYLFDDSFSALDFATDAALRAALVPVTRDATVLIVAQRVATIRHADEIVVMEGGAIVARGTHEGLLETSETYREIVYSQISEEEAAA; the protein is encoded by the coding sequence ATGCTCGCGCGGCTGCTCCGGGCCTATCTCCGGCCGTACCGGCGGGCAGTCGTCGCCGCCATCGCGCTCCAGCTCGTCCAGACCATCGCGACGCTGTACCTGCCGAGTCTCAACGCGCACATCATCGACGACGGCATCGCGGCAGGCGACACCGCCTTCATCCTGCGCGAGGGCGGCATCATGCTCGCCGTCAGCCTGCTCCAGGTCGTGTGCGCCATCGCCGCCGTCTACTTCGGCGCCACCGCCGCCATGGCGCTGGGCCGCGACCTGCGCGCCGGGCTGTTCACGCACGTCCAGACGTTCTCGGCCCGGGAGGTCGGCCAGTTCGGGGCGCCCACGCTCATCACCCGCACCACCAACGACGTGCAGCAGATCCAGATGGTGGTGCTGCTGACGTTCACCGTCATGGTGATGGCCCCGATCATGCTGGTGGGCGGCGTGATCATGGCCCTGCAGGAGGACGTGGGGCTCTCGGCCGTGCTGCTGGTCGCCGTGCCCGTGCTCGGCGTGGTGATCGGGTTCGTCGTGGCGCGCATGGTCCCGCAGTTCCGGGTCATGCAGAAGCGCATCGACACCATCAACCGCGTGCTGCGCGAGCAGATCACCGGCATCCGCGTCATCCGGGCGTTCGTCCGCGAGCGGCAGGAGGGCCGCCGGTTCGCGGACGCCAACACCGCGCTGTTCGACACCTCGCTGCGGGTCGGCAAGATCATGGCGCTGATGTTCCCGCTCGTCATGCTGATCATGAACGCGACGAGCGTGGCGGTGCTGTGGTTCGGCGCCGGGCGCATCGACACCGGCCAGATGCAGGTCGGATCGCTCGTCGCCTACCTGAGCTACATCGCCTACATCCTCATGGCCGTGATGATGTCGACGATGATGTTCATCATGGTCCCGCGGGCCGTGGTGTCCGCGGAGCGGGTCGGCGAGGTGCTGGACGCGCGGACGTCCGTCGAGCCGCCCGCACGGCCGGTCCCGCTGGTCCCCGCCGAGCGAGGGCGGTTGCGCCTGCGGGACGTCGAGTTCCGGTACCCCGGCGCCGAGCACCCGGTGCTGCACGGCATCGACCTCGACGCCCGGCCCGGCCAGACCACCGCCGTCATCGGCTCCACGGGGGCCGGGAAGACGACGCTGCTCGGCCTGGTGCCGCGGCTGTTCGACGCCACCGGCGGCTCGGTGACGGTGGGCGGCGTGGACGTGCGCGACCTCGACCCCGAGCAGCTCTGGTCGGCCATCGGGCTGGTGCCGCAGAAGCCGTACCTGTTCACCGGGACGGTTGGCTCGAACGTGCGGTACGGGAAGCCGGACGCCACCGACGAGGAGGTGTGGCACGCCCTCGAGGTGGCGCAGGCCCGCGACTTCGTCGAGGAGATGCCCGGCGGGCTCGACGCCCCCGTGGCGCAGGGCGGCTCGAACGTCTCCGGCGGCCAGCGCCAGCGCCTGGCCATCGCCCGGGCCGTCATCCGCCGCCCCCAGATCTACCTGTTCGACGACTCGTTCTCGGCGCTCGACTTCGCCACCGACGCCGCCCTGCGCGCCGCGCTCGTGCCCGTGACGCGCGACGCCACGGTGCTGATCGTCGCGCAGCGCGTCGCGACCATCCGGCACGCCGACGAGATCGTGGTCATGGAGGGCGGGGCCATCGTGGCGCGCGGCACGCACGAAGGGCTGCTCGAGACCTCGGAGACGTACCGCGAGATCGTCTACTCCCAGATCAGCGAAGAGGAGGCGGCGGCGTGA
- the map gene encoding type I methionyl aminopeptidase — protein sequence MIEILGPDELARAKRTGALVGGILQALRSRATVGANLLDIDRWAQRMILDAGAQSCYVDYEPSFGRGPFGHYICTSVNDAVLHGLPHDYTLADGDLLSLDLAVSLDGIAADSAISLVVGASQPSESVEMIHATERALAAGIAAARPGARIGDISHAIGTVLSEAGYPINTEFGGHGIGSTMHQDPHVTNAGRPGRGYTLRPGLLLALEPWVMADTDELVTDPDGWTLRSATGCRTAHSEHTIAITDDGAEILTLPA from the coding sequence ATGATCGAGATCCTGGGCCCCGACGAGCTGGCCCGAGCGAAGCGGACGGGCGCCCTCGTCGGCGGCATCCTGCAGGCCCTCAGGAGCCGCGCCACAGTCGGCGCCAACCTGCTCGACATCGACCGCTGGGCCCAGCGCATGATCCTCGACGCTGGCGCGCAATCCTGCTACGTCGACTACGAGCCCTCCTTCGGGCGCGGGCCCTTCGGCCACTACATCTGCACGTCCGTCAACGACGCCGTGCTGCACGGCCTGCCGCACGACTACACGCTCGCCGACGGCGACCTGCTGAGCCTCGACCTTGCCGTGTCCCTCGACGGGATCGCCGCCGACTCGGCGATCAGCCTCGTCGTGGGCGCGTCGCAGCCCTCGGAGAGCGTCGAGATGATCCACGCCACCGAGCGGGCGCTGGCCGCCGGGATCGCCGCCGCCCGCCCAGGCGCCCGCATCGGCGACATCTCCCACGCCATCGGCACGGTGCTCAGCGAGGCCGGGTACCCCATCAACACCGAGTTCGGCGGGCACGGCATCGGATCGACCATGCACCAGGACCCGCACGTCACCAACGCCGGGCGGCCCGGCCGCGGGTACACCCTGCGCCCCGGGCTGCTGCTCGCCCTCGAGCCCTGGGTCATGGCCGACACCGACGAGCTCGTCACCGACCCCGACGGGTGGACCCTCCGCAGCGCCACAGGCTGCCGCACCGCCCACAGCGAGCACACCATCGCCATCACCGACGACGGCGCCGAGATCCTCACCCTGCCCGCGTAG
- a CDS encoding DNA polymerase Y family protein has translation MSTRTTVVWVPDWPVVAAVRGDQVEPHLPAAVHDGRRLVAVSALARAQGVRRGMRRRQAQGCCPELVLLAADEGRDVRLFEPVAAAVETVVAGIEVARAGLLLLPAGGASRYHGSEEALAERIVTAVAQRTGHEAHVGTADGLLAAILAAREDATVPPGGSRAYLAPRGMSELAHAAVQDGLDRQVGALVDLLGRLGLRVLGDLARLPDGDVQARFGALGAWAQLLARGHDARPPARRRPETDLEVACELDPPAHRVDTATFMGRRLAEELHALLMEHSVTCGRLQVAARTDEGEDLVRVWRTDTGGLGGLTAARITDRIRWQLEGWLTAGALTRAPDDPEDSHPVALVRLALTAQDVAPAGAEQGRLWGGASGGDLRAHRALERVQGLIGGDGVLTVALQGGRDVRDQVALRPWGDQTAAPRPADRPWPGRLPEPAPATVLVEPEPVEVRTSAGAPVRLDERFAMSGAPATVRGSWAGAAERSVVGWAGPWPLVERWWAPGARRRAHLQVSLDDGSALLLSWQEGWMCEGAYD, from the coding sequence ATGAGCACGCGCACCACCGTCGTCTGGGTGCCCGACTGGCCGGTCGTGGCCGCGGTGCGCGGCGACCAGGTCGAGCCCCACCTGCCCGCCGCCGTCCACGACGGGCGGCGGCTCGTGGCCGTCTCGGCCCTCGCGCGCGCCCAGGGGGTGCGGCGGGGGATGCGCCGCCGGCAGGCGCAGGGCTGCTGCCCCGAGCTCGTGCTGCTCGCCGCGGACGAGGGGCGCGACGTGCGGCTCTTCGAGCCGGTGGCCGCCGCCGTCGAGACGGTGGTCGCCGGCATCGAGGTGGCCCGCGCAGGGCTGCTGCTGTTGCCGGCCGGGGGAGCCAGCCGCTACCACGGCTCGGAGGAGGCGCTCGCGGAGCGGATCGTGACGGCCGTCGCCCAGCGCACCGGCCACGAGGCCCACGTCGGGACGGCCGACGGGCTGCTCGCCGCGATCCTGGCCGCCCGGGAGGACGCGACCGTGCCCCCCGGCGGGTCGCGCGCCTACCTCGCCCCGCGGGGCATGAGCGAGCTGGCCCACGCCGCCGTCCAGGACGGCCTCGACCGGCAGGTCGGCGCTCTGGTGGACCTGCTCGGCAGGCTGGGGCTGCGGGTCCTCGGAGACCTGGCCCGGCTGCCCGACGGCGACGTGCAGGCCAGGTTCGGCGCCCTGGGGGCCTGGGCGCAGCTGCTCGCCCGTGGCCACGACGCCCGACCGCCGGCGCGCCGCCGCCCGGAGACCGACCTCGAGGTGGCCTGCGAGCTGGACCCGCCGGCCCACCGGGTCGACACCGCCACCTTCATGGGCAGGCGGCTCGCCGAGGAGCTCCACGCGCTGCTCATGGAGCACTCGGTCACCTGCGGGCGGCTCCAGGTGGCCGCCCGCACCGACGAGGGCGAGGACCTGGTCCGGGTGTGGCGCACCGACACGGGCGGGCTCGGCGGCCTCACCGCGGCCCGCATCACCGACCGGATCCGCTGGCAGCTCGAGGGCTGGCTCACCGCCGGCGCCCTGACCCGGGCGCCCGACGACCCCGAGGACTCCCACCCGGTGGCCCTGGTGCGCCTGGCGCTCACCGCGCAGGACGTCGCCCCGGCGGGCGCCGAGCAGGGCCGGCTGTGGGGCGGGGCCTCGGGCGGCGACCTGCGCGCGCACCGGGCGCTCGAACGGGTGCAAGGGCTCATCGGCGGCGACGGGGTGCTGACCGTCGCGCTGCAGGGCGGACGTGACGTGCGCGACCAGGTGGCCCTGCGGCCGTGGGGCGACCAGACGGCGGCGCCGCGCCCTGCCGACCGGCCCTGGCCCGGCCGCCTCCCCGAGCCGGCTCCCGCCACCGTGCTGGTCGAGCCCGAGCCGGTCGAGGTGCGGACCTCCGCGGGGGCCCCGGTGCGCCTCGACGAGCGGTTCGCCATGAGCGGCGCCCCCGCGACGGTCCGGGGATCCTGGGCGGGCGCGGCCGAGCGCTCCGTCGTGGGATGGGCTGGCCCGTGGCCCCTGGTCGAGCGGTGGTGGGCTCCCGGAGCCCGGCGTCGTGCGCACCTGCAGGTCAGCCTCGACGACGGCAGCGCGCTGCTGCTCTCCTGGCAGGAGGGCTGGATGTGCGAGGGCGCCTACGACTGA